Proteins encoded by one window of Acuticoccus sp. MNP-M23:
- a CDS encoding imelysin family protein, giving the protein MKTAVLAAMVALAVSPALAQEGGGRAFAPAVAGLIETVIVPQYARFTEAAKAEAALVADLCAAPDEARLAAARDGFLASLTAFSQVEMFRFGPAREDNRIDRLFFWPDRRGRGLRQIQGLIAEADETAATAETLKVKSVAVQGLPALEFVLFGTGAKDLLAPGSFRCRYGSAIAATIVDVAGALEADWRGPFAALMEDAGPNNPVYRNHGEALQDILQAAAEQIEMVKDLKLGASIGDSPDDAHPKRIPFWRSGGALPALEGNVAGVDALLAPPLVEVLNADDVWLQSVRFELELVHRTLAALIADGRPFGELATDAEGHRRMAYAAHPLAGAHTILAVRIPGELGFVAGFNAMDGD; this is encoded by the coding sequence ATGAAGACTGCCGTCCTCGCCGCAATGGTGGCACTCGCGGTCAGCCCGGCCTTGGCGCAGGAGGGGGGCGGACGCGCCTTCGCCCCCGCCGTCGCCGGGCTGATAGAGACCGTGATCGTGCCGCAATATGCGCGCTTTACCGAAGCGGCGAAGGCAGAGGCCGCCTTGGTGGCCGACCTTTGTGCCGCGCCGGACGAAGCGCGCCTTGCCGCAGCGCGCGACGGGTTTCTGGCGTCCCTCACCGCATTCAGCCAGGTGGAGATGTTCCGCTTCGGCCCGGCGCGGGAAGACAACCGGATCGATCGGCTGTTCTTCTGGCCGGACCGGCGGGGACGAGGCCTCCGCCAGATCCAGGGCCTGATTGCCGAGGCCGACGAGACCGCAGCCACAGCCGAGACGCTCAAGGTCAAGAGCGTGGCGGTGCAGGGCTTGCCGGCGCTGGAGTTCGTGCTGTTTGGCACGGGCGCAAAGGACCTTCTGGCGCCCGGCAGCTTCCGCTGCCGCTATGGCAGCGCCATTGCCGCAACCATTGTCGACGTTGCTGGTGCGCTGGAGGCAGACTGGCGCGGCCCGTTTGCGGCCCTGATGGAAGATGCCGGGCCGAACAATCCCGTCTACCGCAACCACGGCGAAGCGTTGCAGGACATCCTGCAGGCCGCGGCCGAACAGATCGAGATGGTGAAGGACCTGAAGCTCGGCGCCAGCATCGGCGACAGTCCCGACGATGCGCATCCCAAACGCATTCCGTTCTGGCGCTCGGGTGGCGCGCTGCCAGCCCTGGAGGGCAACGTGGCGGGCGTGGATGCGCTTCTGGCCCCGCCGCTCGTCGAAGTGCTGAATGCGGATGATGTGTGGCTGCAAAGCGTGCGCTTCGAGCTTGAGCTGGTGCACCGGACGCTGGCAGCGCTGATCGCGGATGGCCGCCCGTTCGGGGAACTAGCCACCGACGCTGAAGGCCACCGCCGCATGGCCTATGCCGCGCATCCCCTGGCTGGCGCCCATACCATTCTGGCCGTTCGCATTCCGGGCGAGCTGGGCTTCGTTGCCGGCTTCAACGCAATGGACGGCGACTGA